One Methanothermobacter tenebrarum DNA segment encodes these proteins:
- a CDS encoding formylmethanofuran--tetrahydromethanopterin N-formyltransferase yields MKINGTIIEDTFCETFKGKCVRAIVTAHDKRTVKRAAYDATSTPAAVIGRLESGVESFLDPDMTPDSRHGAILQFYFALDNMEKFEVELSYRIRQDILVKPFTSLFDASLEAEGYIDMMKHVGHCGDGYEWIETIHGREMIIVPIAVPDFKIEARLGYQTGIMGANFWYMCKDKESVLEAGKSAIEAISRVDKVITPFDICSAPSKPETKYPWIGPTTNHPYCPSLKTRLGKESKVPDGVKYIPEIVINGLSRKKVIEALRVGVNAVSEFDGVIRVSAGNYEGKLGDDKIFLHEIF; encoded by the coding sequence GTGAAGATCAACGGTACAATCATAGAGGATACATTCTGTGAAACCTTTAAGGGTAAATGTGTAAGGGCCATAGTAACCGCCCACGACAAAAGAACAGTTAAAAGAGCGGCATATGATGCCACTTCCACACCCGCAGCGGTAATAGGAAGATTAGAAAGTGGCGTTGAATCTTTCCTGGATCCTGACATGACCCCAGATTCTAGACATGGTGCTATTCTACAATTCTATTTCGCCCTTGATAACATGGAAAAATTTGAGGTGGAATTATCTTATAGGATAAGGCAAGACATCCTAGTGAAGCCGTTCACAAGCCTATTTGATGCAAGTTTAGAAGCAGAAGGTTACATTGACATGATGAAGCACGTTGGACATTGTGGTGATGGATACGAATGGATAGAAACCATTCATGGAAGAGAGATGATAATAGTACCCATAGCAGTGCCAGACTTCAAAATAGAAGCCAGGCTAGGATACCAGACAGGTATAATGGGTGCCAACTTCTGGTACATGTGCAAGGATAAAGAATCGGTCCTAGAAGCGGGTAAAAGTGCCATAGAAGCCATAAGTAGAGTGGATAAGGTTATAACACCATTTGATATCTGTTCAGCCCCATCAAAGCCCGAAACAAAGTACCCATGGATAGGCCCCACAACAAACCATCCATACTGTCCATCACTAAAAACAAGACTAGGCAAGGAATCCAAAGTCCCAGATGGGGTTAAATACATACCAGAGATAGTAATAAACGGACTTTCCAGAAAAAAAGTCATAGAAGCCCTTAGAGTGGGTGTGAATGCCGTTTCAGAATTTGATGGTGTGATAAGGGTTTCAGCCGGCAACTACGAGGGTAAACTAGGTGATGATAAGATATTCCTCCATGAAATCTTCTAG